In Ruania zhangjianzhongii, the following proteins share a genomic window:
- a CDS encoding MurR/RpiR family transcriptional regulator, with amino-acid sequence MSGTVIPEMGSVPALIRAGVSALHPSEQRVAQVFIDRPEWTIEAAAQDVADAAGTSRATVVRAAQRLGFTGYPQLRVLLARDLGLSATQPPLTDHSGAVGVVRAYVREVASAAHDLAALLDPEDVQRGVDLLRAARSILVLGNGLSAPVAMEAAMRLNAIGRNAEAPTDHVAQGVRARLLGPEDVCLVVSGSGSTRPTVQAARAARTAGAALIAMTAFTTSPLTEIATVSFVSALGAGSFRDEITRTSRLSQTIMVNALIRALIQADPEAAQMAQARMLDVIGEVFLQDPP; translated from the coding sequence ATGAGCGGCACAGTGATCCCGGAGATGGGTTCGGTGCCCGCCCTGATCCGGGCCGGCGTCTCCGCGCTGCACCCCAGCGAGCAGCGGGTGGCACAGGTGTTCATCGACCGCCCGGAGTGGACCATCGAGGCCGCCGCCCAGGACGTCGCCGATGCGGCCGGAACCTCGCGGGCCACTGTGGTGCGCGCCGCGCAGCGACTGGGTTTCACCGGCTACCCCCAGCTGCGGGTGCTGCTTGCCCGGGATCTGGGCCTGAGCGCCACTCAGCCGCCACTGACCGACCACAGCGGCGCCGTCGGCGTGGTGCGTGCCTACGTGCGGGAGGTGGCCAGTGCCGCACACGACCTGGCCGCGCTGCTCGATCCCGAGGACGTGCAGCGTGGTGTGGACCTGCTCCGCGCGGCCCGTTCGATCCTGGTGCTCGGCAATGGGCTCTCCGCACCGGTGGCGATGGAGGCCGCGATGCGGCTGAACGCCATCGGCCGCAACGCCGAGGCGCCCACCGACCATGTGGCTCAGGGAGTGCGGGCGCGGCTGCTCGGACCGGAGGATGTCTGCCTGGTGGTCAGCGGCTCGGGGTCCACCCGTCCCACGGTGCAGGCGGCACGCGCGGCTCGGACCGCTGGAGCGGCGCTGATCGCGATGACGGCGTTCACCACCTCACCGCTGACCGAGATCGCGACGGTGAGCTTCGTCTCGGCGCTGGGTGCCGGCTCGTTCCGGGACGAGATCACCCGCACCTCGCGGCTGTCCCAGACGATCATGGTGAATGCGTTGATCCGGGCCCTGATCCAGGCTGACCCGGAGGCCGCGCAGATGGCGCAGGCACGGATGCTGGACGTGATCGGCGAGGTGTTCCTGCAGGATCCGCCGTAA
- a CDS encoding lamin tail domain-containing protein: protein MHNPFPRRSGAALAATGVAAALVLAAAVPAAAAPAPLRYDIEPGSPVLISEIANGGQNGDTQAGRSSARNFIEITNYGDAPMDISSYRIYRCGGTGASYGPQAIVAEGTVLQPGEQYTAAGESSGYQADSYYGTNLASYNYGAILEDETGQRVDAIGFYHEDVNNDCDVEGQWLQDALQHRLEESHQRVSHTGDIEADWIIAPRTVDEPNATEQDVPRIDNGLRFSEFTNGGDTSTWDQYVEVTNYGDDTVDMTGYQLFRCGENGTQYLQIGALPEGTTLEPGASYLAARANGAHAEEADITYGTAMHWRDSGAMLLTAEDEIVDRIGVYNNKNSACSDGRPIHEKLNNFDNTTHQRVSDTGDNLTDFIQTATRTPGIDDPSTDFEPVPEWGGFQDVRISEITAGGPAGGSDEFFELGNYGDQPVDLSGWSAYRCFGTGQPGVGESVQIADLDATIEPGQTYLGVSDGAPAALQEIADGLYGTGLNHTDGYGLYLTDENNQLVDAFASYDVIVDQYTPCRLGEEARNWTKTDQGESYTRAQSTGDNELDFVVTAERTPGELIDAEIIDPTEPLPGELDPVTVETNHVPGTPAVSGGEGEPTGITTSDQSGSTLEVTARVADLRETSDAVVREGVSPVPVPETLEIDGEQIVAEPGEVTASGTGYPFQRFEIDATEESEFVWHGSATARNELQLLIWSDGAWQSGDTAVPSADGDLTLATEIPPSAISEGTAHVLVIDGPRTNGGLIEEIGVHDNAFADPGSYDVAINHMPDTQFLAEGFRDVFRQQATWLIANAAARNIGYSTLTGDIVENWMNGNHPQERADREFQAAQNIIGLLNDADVPNGVLPGNHDNFWGRDNTLYNEYFGPSLFEEESWYGQAWAPGDNSAHTDYFSEGGVDFLVISLPYRPSNEQLAWASDQAAAHPDHSVVLSTHSYLHTSGVRDNVDLRHPATGVAVWETVVAPNENVFLVLGGHYHGVSTQYGDPVTGEQTDATEVTPGTVAVENVGSSGRMVVEMLADYQGYRSTQAEDPTVTRDDWLDRDTGFQRLLQLDLDAGLMAVNAYSPTLDTFESWRYDEPAFRGDDARYDASDEEFVVAVDLVRSTTLAPQLWAVTGPAEEIDGGTVAPEETAEVDLAEASDVDRLWYARVSDPDGNRVTSVPAVLPAAAAPTDPPTEDPTDSPTEDPGEEPTGGGGDPGDASDPSEDDAAAGSGGDPDADDPEAGAGSDDGSGLAVTGATVLGVAVVALLLLAAGLLLRRRSLALQARR from the coding sequence ATGCACAACCCATTCCCACGGCGATCCGGGGCTGCTCTCGCGGCTACCGGCGTCGCCGCCGCACTGGTGCTGGCCGCAGCGGTCCCAGCCGCGGCAGCTCCCGCACCGCTGCGTTACGACATCGAACCAGGCTCACCGGTATTGATCAGCGAGATCGCCAACGGTGGTCAGAACGGTGACACCCAGGCGGGTCGGTCCTCCGCGAGGAACTTCATCGAGATCACCAACTACGGCGATGCACCGATGGACATCTCCTCCTACCGGATCTACCGCTGTGGCGGGACCGGCGCCTCCTACGGTCCGCAGGCGATCGTGGCCGAGGGCACGGTGCTCCAGCCGGGCGAGCAGTACACGGCAGCAGGTGAGAGCTCCGGCTATCAGGCGGACTCCTACTACGGCACCAACCTGGCCAGCTACAACTACGGCGCGATCCTCGAGGACGAGACCGGGCAGCGGGTGGATGCGATCGGCTTCTACCACGAAGACGTCAACAACGACTGTGACGTCGAGGGCCAGTGGCTGCAGGACGCTCTGCAGCACCGGCTGGAGGAGTCCCACCAGCGCGTGTCGCACACCGGGGACATCGAGGCGGACTGGATCATCGCCCCACGTACTGTCGATGAGCCGAATGCGACGGAGCAGGACGTGCCCCGCATCGACAATGGGCTGCGGTTCTCCGAGTTCACCAACGGCGGTGACACTTCCACCTGGGACCAGTACGTCGAGGTCACCAACTACGGTGACGACACGGTCGACATGACCGGCTACCAGCTCTTCCGCTGCGGCGAGAACGGTACCCAGTACCTCCAGATCGGCGCGCTGCCCGAGGGCACCACCCTCGAGCCGGGCGCGAGCTATCTCGCCGCGCGCGCCAATGGCGCCCACGCCGAGGAGGCCGACATCACCTACGGCACCGCCATGCACTGGCGCGACTCCGGCGCCATGCTGCTCACCGCCGAGGACGAGATCGTCGATCGCATCGGTGTCTACAACAACAAGAACAGCGCCTGCAGCGACGGCCGGCCGATCCACGAGAAGCTGAACAACTTCGACAACACCACCCACCAGCGAGTCTCGGACACCGGGGACAACCTCACCGACTTCATCCAGACCGCCACCCGCACCCCGGGCATCGACGACCCGTCGACGGACTTCGAGCCGGTACCCGAGTGGGGTGGCTTCCAGGACGTGCGGATCAGCGAGATCACCGCCGGCGGGCCCGCCGGCGGGAGCGACGAGTTCTTCGAGCTCGGCAACTACGGGGACCAACCGGTCGACCTGTCCGGGTGGAGCGCCTACCGCTGCTTCGGCACCGGCCAACCCGGGGTGGGCGAGTCGGTGCAGATCGCCGACCTGGACGCCACCATCGAGCCCGGCCAGACCTACCTCGGGGTGTCCGACGGAGCACCCGCCGCGCTGCAGGAGATCGCCGACGGCCTGTACGGCACCGGTCTGAACCACACCGACGGCTACGGTCTCTACCTCACCGACGAGAACAACCAGCTCGTCGATGCCTTCGCCTCCTACGACGTCATCGTCGACCAGTACACCCCCTGCCGCCTCGGCGAGGAGGCCCGGAACTGGACGAAGACCGACCAGGGCGAGAGCTACACCCGCGCCCAGTCCACCGGGGACAACGAGCTGGACTTCGTCGTCACCGCCGAGCGCACGCCCGGCGAGCTGATCGACGCAGAGATCATCGACCCCACCGAGCCGCTGCCCGGTGAGCTCGACCCAGTCACGGTCGAGACGAACCATGTGCCCGGCACCCCGGCCGTATCCGGCGGCGAGGGCGAGCCCACCGGCATTACCACCTCGGACCAGTCCGGCAGCACCCTCGAGGTGACCGCCCGGGTGGCAGACCTGCGCGAGACGAGCGACGCCGTCGTGCGGGAGGGGGTGAGCCCGGTGCCAGTGCCGGAGACCCTCGAGATCGACGGTGAGCAGATCGTCGCCGAACCCGGTGAGGTGACTGCCTCCGGTACCGGCTACCCGTTCCAACGGTTCGAGATCGACGCCACCGAGGAGTCAGAGTTCGTCTGGCACGGCAGCGCCACCGCCCGGAACGAGCTGCAGCTGCTGATCTGGTCCGACGGCGCCTGGCAGAGCGGCGATACCGCCGTACCCTCTGCGGACGGTGACCTGACGCTCGCCACGGAAATTCCGCCGTCGGCCATCTCCGAAGGCACCGCACATGTGCTGGTGATCGACGGCCCGCGGACGAACGGCGGGCTGATCGAGGAGATCGGTGTCCACGACAACGCGTTCGCGGATCCGGGCAGCTACGACGTCGCGATCAACCACATGCCGGACACCCAGTTCCTCGCCGAAGGGTTCCGCGACGTCTTCCGCCAGCAGGCGACTTGGCTGATCGCCAACGCCGCGGCCCGGAACATCGGTTACAGCACGCTGACCGGTGACATCGTGGAGAACTGGATGAACGGCAACCACCCGCAGGAGCGGGCCGACCGGGAGTTCCAGGCCGCCCAGAACATCATTGGCCTGCTCAACGACGCCGACGTTCCCAACGGTGTGCTGCCGGGCAACCACGACAATTTCTGGGGTCGGGACAACACCCTGTACAACGAGTACTTCGGGCCGAGCCTGTTCGAGGAGGAGTCCTGGTACGGCCAGGCGTGGGCGCCCGGGGACAACTCCGCGCACACGGACTACTTCTCCGAAGGCGGGGTGGACTTCCTCGTGATCAGCCTGCCCTACCGGCCCAGCAACGAGCAGTTGGCCTGGGCCTCCGATCAGGCAGCAGCGCACCCGGACCACAGCGTGGTTCTGTCCACCCACTCCTACCTGCACACCAGTGGCGTGCGTGACAATGTCGACCTGCGCCACCCGGCTACCGGCGTCGCCGTGTGGGAGACGGTCGTGGCCCCGAACGAGAACGTGTTTCTCGTCCTCGGCGGGCACTACCACGGGGTCTCCACGCAGTACGGCGACCCGGTGACCGGTGAGCAGACCGACGCCACCGAAGTCACCCCCGGCACCGTGGCGGTCGAGAACGTCGGCTCCTCTGGCCGGATGGTGGTGGAGATGCTCGCGGACTACCAGGGCTACCGGTCCACCCAGGCGGAGGACCCGACCGTCACGCGGGACGACTGGCTCGATCGGGACACCGGGTTCCAGCGGCTGCTGCAGCTGGACCTCGACGCCGGGCTGATGGCGGTCAACGCCTACTCCCCCACCTTGGACACGTTCGAGTCGTGGCGGTATGACGAGCCCGCGTTCCGCGGGGACGATGCCCGTTACGACGCCTCCGACGAAGAGTTCGTGGTGGCGGTGGACCTGGTCCGCAGCACCACCCTGGCGCCGCAACTGTGGGCTGTCACCGGCCCCGCCGAGGAGATCGACGGCGGAACAGTAGCTCCGGAGGAGACGGCAGAGGTCGACCTGGCCGAAGCCTCGGACGTCGACCGGCTCTGGTACGCCCGGGTCAGCGACCCCGACGGCAACCGTGTCACCTCGGTGCCGGCGGTGCTCCCGGCCGCGGCCGCCCCCACGGACCCGCCGACCGAGGACCCGACCGACTCCCCCACCGAGGATCCGGGCGAGGAGCCGACAGGTGGCGGCGGCGACCCGGGCGACGCCTCGGACCCGTCCGAGGACGATGCGGCCGCCGGTAGCGGCGGCGACCCGGACGCCGATGACCCGGAGGCCGGTGCCGGCTCCGATGACGGCAGCGGACTGGCCGTCACCGGTGCCACAGTGCTCGGCGTCGCCGTGGTGGCGCTGCTCCTGCTGGCAGCCGGCCTGCTGCTGCGCAGGCGGTCGCTAGCCCTGCAGGCACGCCGCTAG
- the phnE gene encoding phosphonate ABC transporter, permease protein PhnE encodes MTATQTRTGSSTVRPKPPSKLRPTLVVVITGAIALAALLAVDARWERFPQIFTEAPAYIALMADGVFQNPFTMPWSEYWTKTFGYMFESVQMAWMGTVIGALLSFPLSFLAASNVAPRWVVLPVRQVLNVIRALPEIVLAIAFMIPIFGLGALAGTMALGIGSIGTLGKLSSEAIEGIDTGPVEALSATGANKAQVLRWAVVPQVLPEIVAFWLYRFEINIRASAILGIVGAGGIGSILGQLFNGRMWDRIGITLVVIIGVTVIVDQISAAVRRRIISGSARPSVEASSGPVEAA; translated from the coding sequence GTGACCGCTACGCAGACCCGCACCGGCAGCAGCACCGTCCGGCCGAAGCCACCGTCGAAGCTGCGGCCCACCCTGGTGGTGGTGATCACCGGCGCGATCGCCCTGGCGGCGCTGCTCGCCGTGGATGCCCGCTGGGAACGGTTCCCGCAGATCTTCACCGAGGCCCCGGCCTACATCGCGCTGATGGCCGACGGCGTGTTCCAGAACCCCTTCACCATGCCGTGGAGCGAGTACTGGACGAAGACCTTCGGGTACATGTTCGAATCGGTGCAGATGGCCTGGATGGGTACGGTGATCGGCGCGCTCCTGTCCTTCCCGCTGTCCTTCTTGGCAGCGAGCAACGTTGCTCCGCGCTGGGTGGTGCTCCCGGTACGCCAGGTGCTGAACGTGATCCGTGCGCTACCGGAGATCGTGCTCGCCATCGCGTTCATGATCCCGATCTTCGGGCTCGGCGCCCTGGCCGGCACGATGGCCCTGGGCATCGGCTCGATCGGCACCTTGGGCAAGCTCTCCAGTGAGGCGATCGAAGGCATCGACACCGGGCCGGTGGAGGCCTTGAGCGCCACCGGCGCGAACAAGGCGCAGGTGTTGCGCTGGGCCGTGGTGCCGCAGGTGCTGCCGGAGATCGTGGCCTTCTGGCTGTACCGGTTCGAGATCAATATCCGCGCCAGCGCGATCCTCGGCATCGTCGGCGCCGGTGGGATCGGCTCCATCCTCGGCCAGCTCTTCAACGGCCGGATGTGGGACCGGATCGGTATCACGCTCGTGGTGATCATCGGCGTGACCGTGATCGTGGACCAGATCTCCGCAGCGGTCCGGCGGCGGATCATCTCCGGTTCGGCGCGGCCCTCGGTGGAGGCGAGCAGCGGCCCCGTGGAGGCAGCATGA
- the phnD gene encoding phosphate/phosphite/phosphonate ABC transporter substrate-binding protein gives MKRNLRWAAVGAVAALALTACGSNPNEPEDSADGGDSGDGGGQEETVENPETLILGLVPSQEVDTLVEDADALGALISEEVGIPVETFVSESYAALVTAMGTGQAHIGMFGPIALVQAADQGGAEIILQSVRYGSPTYHTQWFTNDPGTYCLDDVVEVTNDDGSVYTFCNGTDSAESGPAGEDALALIEQDTPISMVDAASASGYYYPATQLQRVADLDPLALNTQFAGGHPNSILNVASGDYPVGVSFDDARDNLVEENPQIGEEVTVFAYSGEIPNDGVAVAGDLSDELTQQISDAMIAVMETEEGAAQFDAVYSIEGLVPADLDALEEAREVEANFAGL, from the coding sequence ATGAAGCGAAACCTGCGTTGGGCCGCCGTGGGCGCCGTGGCTGCCTTGGCTCTGACCGCCTGTGGCAGCAACCCGAACGAGCCCGAGGACTCTGCTGACGGGGGCGACTCCGGTGACGGTGGTGGCCAGGAGGAGACGGTCGAGAACCCGGAGACGTTGATTCTCGGTCTGGTGCCTTCTCAGGAGGTGGACACTCTCGTGGAGGACGCGGACGCGCTCGGCGCGCTGATCTCCGAGGAGGTCGGTATCCCGGTGGAGACGTTCGTCTCGGAGAGCTACGCCGCACTGGTGACCGCGATGGGCACCGGCCAGGCGCACATCGGTATGTTCGGTCCGATCGCCCTGGTGCAGGCCGCGGACCAGGGTGGTGCGGAGATCATCCTGCAGTCGGTGCGCTACGGCTCGCCGACCTACCACACGCAGTGGTTCACCAACGATCCGGGCACCTACTGCCTCGACGACGTCGTAGAGGTGACCAACGACGACGGATCGGTCTACACCTTCTGCAACGGCACCGATAGCGCGGAGTCCGGCCCGGCGGGCGAGGACGCCCTGGCGCTGATCGAGCAGGACACGCCGATCTCCATGGTGGACGCCGCCTCAGCCTCGGGGTACTACTACCCGGCCACCCAGCTGCAGCGAGTGGCGGACCTGGACCCGTTGGCACTGAACACCCAGTTCGCCGGTGGCCACCCCAACTCGATCCTCAATGTCGCCAGCGGCGACTACCCGGTGGGGGTGAGCTTCGACGACGCCCGGGACAACCTGGTGGAGGAGAACCCGCAGATCGGCGAGGAGGTCACGGTGTTCGCCTACTCCGGCGAGATCCCGAACGACGGTGTGGCCGTGGCCGGCGACCTCTCCGACGAGCTGACCCAGCAGATCTCTGACGCCATGATCGCCGTGATGGAGACCGAGGAGGGTGCGGCCCAGTTCGATGCCGTGTACTCGATCGAGGGGCTGGTCCCGGCCGACCTGGACGCCCTCGAGGAGGCCCGCGAGGTCGAGGCGAACTTCGCCGGTCTGTGA
- a CDS encoding ATP-grasp domain-containing protein, which yields MSTPRLALVTCADYPHLFEEDAPLIPALAERDIAAEAAVWDDPGVDWAAYDMVVIRSTWDYTARRREFIEWAGSVPRLVNPPNVVRWNTDKHYLQALEDHGLRVVQTTWLEPDRGYDKRALHNRFPAREDFVIKPAVSAGSVGAGRYTATDANSRRYAIEHAMRLLNEGHSVMVQRYMPQVDVHGEIALVYFHGTYSHAMKKAAELTDVGEVATADGFETEEMEVYKATPAEIEAGQAALAFARARIPGRSLSSRPLAYARVDMVPAGDGEPVLMEMELVDPRLHLPLGRQALGRFADSLAAELRMGPDAANIDLA from the coding sequence GTGTCCACTCCACGACTGGCCCTCGTTACCTGCGCCGACTATCCCCACCTGTTTGAAGAGGACGCGCCGCTGATCCCGGCGCTGGCCGAGCGGGACATCGCCGCCGAGGCGGCGGTCTGGGACGACCCGGGGGTGGACTGGGCCGCCTACGACATGGTGGTGATCCGTTCCACCTGGGACTACACCGCCCGCCGGCGCGAGTTCATCGAGTGGGCCGGATCGGTGCCCCGGCTGGTGAACCCGCCGAACGTGGTGCGCTGGAACACGGACAAGCACTATCTGCAGGCACTGGAGGACCATGGGCTGCGGGTGGTGCAGACCACCTGGCTCGAGCCGGATCGTGGCTATGACAAGCGCGCCCTGCATAACAGGTTCCCGGCCCGGGAAGACTTCGTGATCAAGCCGGCGGTCAGCGCCGGCTCAGTGGGTGCTGGCCGGTACACCGCCACTGATGCGAACTCCCGGCGATATGCGATCGAACACGCGATGCGGTTGCTGAACGAGGGGCACTCGGTGATGGTGCAGCGGTACATGCCCCAGGTGGACGTGCACGGCGAGATCGCGCTGGTCTACTTCCACGGCACCTACTCGCATGCGATGAAGAAGGCCGCCGAGCTCACCGACGTCGGCGAGGTCGCCACCGCCGATGGCTTCGAGACCGAGGAGATGGAGGTCTACAAGGCCACTCCCGCCGAGATCGAGGCCGGCCAGGCCGCCCTCGCATTCGCCCGCGCCCGGATTCCCGGGCGAAGCCTGTCCAGCCGACCGCTCGCCTACGCGCGGGTGGATATGGTGCCGGCCGGTGACGGTGAGCCGGTACTGATGGAGATGGAGCTGGTGGACCCGCGGCTGCACCTGCCACTGGGCCGGCAGGCGCTGGGCCGATTCGCTGACTCGCTCGCGGCCGAGCTGCGGATGGGGCCGGACGCCGCCAACATCGATCTCGCCTGA
- the phnE gene encoding phosphonate ABC transporter, permease protein PhnE translates to MSAPAAQATTGARRPDRPRKPPPSIGGLVGLVAFAVITAWAAIGVEFTLAPLITNLTRGSDVIWYYLHPNWEILTRPAVAEGFLETLYIAIIASLIGCILALGLSMLASKVSAPNSAVYQVSKIVLSLIRSLPDIAYGLLFVAFVQTGALPGILALIVFNIGVVAKLTPESIDAVDRGPIEAVEAAGATRFQRARFAIFPQVAPNYLSYCFYVFELNLRASMVLGFVGAGGIGEVINLLMTRLDHSSVSAVVVALFVVVFVLDQASRTVRRRLT, encoded by the coding sequence GTGAGCGCACCCGCGGCCCAGGCGACCACCGGCGCCAGGCGGCCCGACCGCCCCCGCAAGCCACCGCCGTCGATCGGAGGGCTCGTCGGCCTGGTCGCCTTCGCGGTCATCACCGCCTGGGCGGCGATCGGCGTGGAGTTCACGCTCGCACCACTGATCACGAACCTCACCCGGGGCAGCGACGTGATCTGGTACTACCTGCACCCGAACTGGGAGATCCTCACCCGCCCAGCGGTGGCCGAAGGCTTCCTGGAGACCCTGTACATCGCGATCATCGCCAGTCTGATCGGCTGCATCCTCGCACTCGGACTGTCCATGCTGGCCTCGAAGGTCTCCGCCCCCAATAGTGCGGTCTACCAGGTCAGCAAGATCGTCCTCTCCCTGATCCGGTCGCTGCCGGACATCGCCTATGGTCTGCTGTTCGTCGCGTTCGTGCAGACCGGGGCACTGCCGGGCATCCTCGCCCTGATCGTGTTCAACATCGGGGTGGTGGCCAAACTCACCCCGGAGAGCATCGACGCCGTGGACCGCGGCCCCATCGAGGCGGTCGAGGCGGCCGGCGCCACCCGGTTCCAGCGGGCCCGGTTCGCGATCTTCCCGCAGGTGGCACCGAACTACCTGTCCTACTGCTTCTATGTGTTCGAGCTCAACCTGCGCGCCTCCATGGTGCTCGGTTTCGTCGGCGCCGGCGGCATCGGTGAAGTGATCAACCTGCTGATGACCCGGCTCGACCACTCCTCGGTCTCGGCCGTGGTGGTCGCCCTGTTCGTGGTGGTGTTCGTGCTCGACCAAGCCTCCCGCACGGTGCGAAGGAGGCTGACGTGA
- a CDS encoding HAD family hydrolase, whose translation MSTSDPSAVLVLDFDGTVCIGDDPVLFYAEEVAARHGAAAGVADQVREFLAGERHVAGAADGYHAVHRLSAAVGAGQELLREAYLASRSRLDAGEGDTRAPHGLSDALAELRGADVRLVLATNSPRIGIEKWLASRDLDHRMDEVISDAGKPAGMPDLLEQVASRAGLQVPSTLGSIGDVWANDVGPVMARSGTGFFIDRFGTGQQPSSYTGSTFEDLLPALREWAAQPR comes from the coding sequence GTGTCGACTTCAGATCCATCCGCCGTCCTCGTTCTCGACTTCGACGGGACCGTCTGCATCGGCGACGACCCGGTGCTGTTCTACGCCGAAGAGGTCGCCGCCCGCCACGGCGCCGCAGCCGGCGTTGCCGACCAGGTTCGCGAATTCCTCGCCGGTGAGCGGCACGTGGCCGGTGCTGCCGACGGGTACCACGCCGTGCACCGGCTCTCGGCCGCGGTCGGCGCCGGCCAGGAACTGCTCCGGGAGGCCTATCTCGCTTCCCGCTCCAGACTGGACGCCGGAGAAGGAGACACCCGCGCCCCGCACGGGCTCAGCGACGCACTGGCAGAGCTGCGCGGGGCCGACGTACGGCTCGTGCTGGCTACCAACTCACCCCGGATCGGCATCGAGAAGTGGCTCGCCAGCCGGGACCTGGACCACCGGATGGACGAGGTCATCTCCGATGCCGGGAAACCGGCCGGAATGCCCGACCTGCTGGAACAGGTGGCCAGCCGTGCGGGGCTGCAGGTGCCGAGCACCCTGGGCAGCATCGGGGACGTCTGGGCGAACGACGTCGGCCCGGTGATGGCCCGCAGTGGTACCGGCTTCTTCATCGACCGCTTCGGCACGGGTCAGCAGCCGAGCTCCTACACCGGCAGCACGTTCGAGGACCTCCTCCCGGCACTGCGGGAGTGGGCCGCCCAGCCCCGCTGA
- the phnC gene encoding phosphonate ABC transporter ATP-binding protein, whose translation MIEFRDVSVTYPNGTKGLDGVNLSIPDGEFVVVVGLSGAGKSTLVRTINGLVPVTGGELTVNGENLVGASKRRLRALRSNIGMIFQSFNLVNRTSVMNNVLTGRLHATGTLRSLLGWFSADDKEVAFDALERVGIVEKAYIRASQLSGGQQQRVAIARALAQDPRVVLADEPVASLDPPTANAVMRDLQRINRDLGITTVVNLHFLDLARRYGDRIIGMRAGKVVFDGTAAEADDAVFEDIYGRSLTAEDVAEREPGALA comes from the coding sequence ATGATCGAGTTCCGTGACGTGTCAGTCACCTACCCCAACGGCACCAAGGGCCTGGACGGGGTGAACCTGAGCATCCCGGACGGTGAGTTCGTCGTGGTCGTCGGCCTGTCCGGCGCCGGTAAGTCGACCCTGGTGCGCACGATCAACGGGCTGGTGCCGGTGACCGGTGGTGAGCTCACCGTCAACGGGGAGAACCTCGTGGGGGCGAGCAAGCGCCGGCTGCGGGCGCTGCGCTCGAACATCGGGATGATCTTCCAATCCTTCAACCTGGTCAACCGCACCTCGGTGATGAACAACGTGCTCACCGGCCGGCTGCACGCCACCGGCACGCTGCGGTCCCTGCTCGGCTGGTTCTCCGCGGACGACAAGGAGGTCGCCTTCGACGCCCTGGAGCGGGTCGGCATCGTGGAGAAGGCCTACATCCGCGCCTCCCAGCTCTCCGGTGGGCAGCAGCAGCGAGTCGCGATCGCCAGGGCACTGGCCCAGGACCCGCGGGTGGTCCTTGCCGACGAGCCGGTCGCCTCCCTCGACCCGCCGACCGCGAACGCGGTGATGCGGGACCTGCAGCGGATCAACCGGGACCTGGGCATCACCACGGTGGTGAACCTGCACTTCCTCGATCTGGCGCGCCGCTACGGCGACCGGATCATCGGGATGCGTGCCGGCAAGGTGGTCTTCGACGGGACCGCGGCCGAGGCCGATGACGCCGTGTTCGAGGACATCTACGGCCGCTCGCTGACTGCCGAGGACGTCGCGGAGAGGGAACCGGGAGCGCTGGCGTGA
- a CDS encoding peroxiredoxin — protein sequence MSRLEVGTPAPDFSLPAADGSTVSLSDLLPQAENGVIVYFYPAAGTPGCTKQACDFRDSLASLGGAGYAVVGISPDPVDKLAAFVEAESLTFPVLSDVEHTALEAYGAWGEKKNYGRTYTGVIRSTIVVAPDGTVALAQYNVRATGHVAKLRRDLKID from the coding sequence ATGTCCCGTCTTGAGGTGGGCACGCCCGCACCCGACTTCTCCCTCCCCGCCGCCGACGGCTCCACGGTGAGCCTGTCGGACCTGCTGCCACAGGCTGAAAATGGCGTGATCGTGTACTTTTACCCGGCTGCCGGGACCCCCGGCTGCACCAAGCAGGCCTGCGATTTCCGGGACTCGCTGGCCTCGTTGGGCGGCGCCGGCTACGCCGTGGTGGGCATCTCCCCCGACCCCGTGGACAAGCTCGCGGCGTTCGTCGAGGCCGAATCGCTGACCTTTCCGGTGCTCAGTGACGTTGAGCACACCGCTCTCGAGGCGTACGGCGCCTGGGGCGAGAAGAAGAACTACGGACGCACCTACACCGGCGTCATCCGCTCGACGATCGTCGTCGCCCCGGACGGGACCGTAGCGCTGGCCCAGTACAACGTGCGCGCCACCGGGCATGTGGCCAAGCTGCGCCGCGACCTGAAGATCGACTGA